In Vigna unguiculata cultivar IT97K-499-35 chromosome 3, ASM411807v1, whole genome shotgun sequence, a single genomic region encodes these proteins:
- the LOC114178671 gene encoding ACT domain-containing protein ACR8-like, producing the protein MEWTPCTDEYEKLVIRMSTPRVVIDNAVCSTATIVKVDSGRKHGILLDAVQVLSDLNLSIKKAYISSDGRWFMDVFHVTDQNGNKLTDQSVLNYIEQSLGGIHNGSTNVLNGLTILELTGTDRVGLLSEVFAVLAEQQCDVVNAKVWTHNGRIASLIYVKDSSSGTLIEDSHRIKTIEARLRNVLKGDNDIRSAKTSFTNAVVHTERRLHQMMYADRDYQRNPIFKFTSDIPVVTVQNWAERGYSVVNVQCKDRIKLLFDVVCNLTDMEYVVFHGTAKTTVDQAYLEFYIRHKDGTPISSEPERHRVIQCLQAAVERRAFEGVMLELCTEDRQGLLAEVMRTFRENGLNVTRAEISTIGDRTSNVFYVTDAIGYPADPKMIESVRQKVGLSHLKVKELALVCEEKAEREDEAVGVGGAVLLCLGSLVRRNLYNLGLIKSCS; encoded by the exons ATGGAGTGGACACCATGTACGGATGAGTACGAGAAGCTCGTAATTCGCATGAGCACTCCCAG GGTTGTCATAGATAATGCCGTGTGCTCCACCGCAACAATAGTCAAG GTTGATAGCGGCAGAAAACATGGGATTCTTTTGGATGCCGTACAAGTGCTTTCTGATCTAAATCTTTCAATTAAGAAGGCTTACATTTCCTCTGATGGAAGATGGTTCATGGATG TTTTTCATGTTACCGATCAAAACGGAAACAAGCTAACCGATCAGAGCGTTTTGAATTATATTGAACAG TCGCTTGGCGGAATTCACAATGGGAGTACAAATGTCTTAAACGGTCTCACTATCCTTGAATTGACCGGCACGGACCGCGTTGGTCTTCTTTCGGAGGTGTTTGCTGTGCTAGCTGAGCAGCAATGTGATGTGGTTAATGCTAAGGTTTGGACTCACAATGGCCGGATTGCCTCCTTAATCTATGTGAAAGACAGCAGTTCTGGGACTCTTATCGAGGATTCTCACAGAATTAAAACCATTGAAGCACGTTTAAGAAATGTTTTAAAGGGTGACAATGATATTAGAAGTGCGAAAACCTCCTTCACCAACGCCGTTGTGCACACAGAAAGAAGGCTGCACCAGATGATGTACGCTGATCGTGATTACCAGAGGAATCCCATTTTCAAGTTTACTTCTGATATCCCAGTAGTCACCGTCCAAAATTGGGCCGAAAGGGGTTATTCGGTTGTGAATGTGCAGTGCAAGGATCGAATTAAACTTTTGTTTGATGTGGTCTGTAATTTGACCGACATGGAATATGTTGTGTTCCATGGAACTGCCAAGACAACAGTTGACCAAGCGTATCTG GAGTTTTATATAAGACACAAGGATGGCACTCCAATTAGTTCAGAACCAGAACGTCATCGTGTGATTCAATGCTTGCAAGCTGCTGTGGAGAGAAGGGCATTTGAG GGTGTTATGCTAGAGTTATGTACGGAGGATAGACAGGGGCTTCTAGCAGAAGTGATGAGAACTTTTCGAGAGAATGGGCTTAATGTGACAAGGGCGGAGATATCTACGATTGGGGACAGGACATCAAATGTGTTTTATGTAACGGATGCGATCGGATACCCTGCGGATCCAAAAATGATCGAATCTGTTAGGCAGAAAGTTGGATTGAGCCATTTAAAAGTGAAGGAGTTAGCATTGGTATGCGAGGAGAAAGCAGAAAGGGAAGATGAAGCAGTTGGGGTTGGTGGGGCAGTGTTGCTGTGTCTGGGGAGCCTCGTGAGAAGGAATCTATACAATTTGGGTTTGATAAAATCGTGCTCTTAA